One segment of Podospora pseudopauciseta strain CBS 411.78 chromosome 5 map unlocalized CBS411.78m_5.2, whole genome shotgun sequence DNA contains the following:
- a CDS encoding uncharacterized protein (COG:S; EggNog:ENOG503PTZA), with translation MRFDAELGEPSVFKGQPREELDEMWDSPVDQPMILVNNETLQAFDPISKPTKSANRHYALVEVFSSAPLLEYITRKFIWRNHYQHVDTFQDPPETTWEHVDRCIDLLRQVLMCHADTGFIFYTDHGDAQPEARVSTVHMCRNFSRIVNWVNDHDSSLEIFAGIL, from the exons ATGAGGTTTGATGCTGAGCTGGGGGAGCCGTCTGTTTTCAAGGGACAACCCCGGGAAGAGCTCGATGAGATGTGGGACTCTCCGGTTGACC AACCAATGATCTTGGTGAACAACGAAACACTTCAGGCGTTCGACCCAATATCCAAGCCTACGAAAAGCGCAAATCGGCACTACGCCCTGGTGGAGGTTTTTTCATCAGCTCCACTGCTTGAATATATCACCCGAAAGTTCATTTGGAGAAATCACTATCAGCATGTCGATACTTTCCAGGATCCGCCTGAAACGACCTGGGAACATGTTGATCGCTGCATCGATCTTCTTCGCCAGGTGCTCATGTGCCATGCCGATACTGGCTTTATCTTCTACACAGACCACGGGGATGCCCAGCCTGAGGCACGTGTATCTACAGTTCACATGTGTCGCAATTTCTCTCGTATCGTCAATTGGGTCAACGACCACGACTCCTCGCTCGAAATATTTGCTGGGATTCTTTGA